CGGCGGCCACAGCTATGCCTTCGGCCTGCTGGTTCACCACCGCCACGCCGGAAAGCGCCGTCTGGCCATTGGCCTGCAGGGTGAGGTCGGTCCGCAAATCGCGCACCGGCCCGCTGCCATTGATGGTCAGGGTGACCGCGGGGCGGTTTTCGATATTGAGCAGGTTGGCGATGACGCCATTCTCGGGTTCGACCAGCGCCAGCCCCAACTCGATACTGTCGTCGTCGTTGCGGAACACCACGTCGAGATCGAGCGTGCCGCCCGGTCCGTCGAGGCGGACAATAGCAAGATTGGCATCGAGACTGCCGCCATCGAGCGTCATCGCGCCATCAAGCGAAATCTCCGAACCCAGTCCGAAGACGCCAGCGCCGAACGTCACCTTGGGCACGCTAAGCTGTTCGAGGATGACCGCCACCGGTAATTCGGGCACCTGGAAGCCGCCGGCTTCGGGCGAAGGCAGGTCCACCGCGCCTTCGACCGGCACGGCATTGCGGATATATTCGATGGAATCGGCAGCCAGCGAGCGCACTTCCAGCCGGCCGGTGAACAGGGCCGCCTGGTTCCAGTTGAGCCGCGCATTGTTGACGCGCAGCCACACGCCCTCGGCATCGGAAATAGTGATCTCGCGGATCGCCACATCAGAGCCCAGCGCACCCTCGATATTGGAGAGCCTGATCTGCCGTTCGGGCGTCGACAGGCGATCCTGCACGAAGCTGGTCAGCCAGTCCTTCTGCTCCTCATTGCCCATCGTCAGCACATCCTGCGCGACGATAACCGCCGGCACGGCCAGGCCAAGGCCGAGCAGCACGAGGATGAGGACGACGAAGCGCCGCGGAAGAGACATCAGCCGGGCCATCAGAAGGACTGCCCTATGCCGACGTAGAGCGCATAATCGGGATCGCCCGGACGTTTGTTGAGCGGAATGGCGAAATCGGCACGGATCGGGCCGAGCCCGGTATAGTAGCGCACGCCGACACCGGCCCCGACGCGCAGGTCGGTCAATGCCGGAAATACGTCGGCCGCCACATAGCCGCCATCCACGAACCCGACCACGCCGATATCCTGGGTCACCTTGACCCGCGCCTCGAGCGAGGCTTCGAGCAGGTAGCGCCCGCCGGTTATGATGCCGGAGCCGTCATCGACGCCGATGGACTTGAAGCCATAGCCGCGCACCGAACCGCCACCGCCGGCAAAGAACAGCTTGTCGGGCGGGATTTCCGACAGGTCAGGGCCCAGCAGCGCTCCGGCCTTGAGACGGCCGGCCAGCACGAAGGGATCGTCCTCTCCGAAGCCGAAATAGGTGCGGCCCTCGACGGTGAGCTTGGCGCCCGCATTGCCGTAATTGAGCTCGTAGAACGGCTCGAGATTGACCTGTCCATACCAGCCTTCGGTGGGGTCCACGCTGTCGTCACGGAAATCCAGCGTCGCGCCGGCATAAAGACCCACGGTCTTGAAGTCGCGCGTGCCGAAATCATCATCGAACCGGCTGAGCTCGAACTGCGCCCCACCCTCGATGGTGATCTGGTCGGAGAGGATATGGGTCAGTCCGACCCGGCCACTGGCCGAGGTTTCGGTGAAGGTGGGGTAGATGGTGCGCTCGGCCGAGACGGCGGCCACCAGATCGGTATCGGGTGTGAAAATACCTGGCTTGGTGAAGGTGCCGCCGAAGAAATAGTCGAATTCCGCCGTATCGATCGGATAGGCAATACTGGCCACGCGCGCATCGAGGCGCAGCCGCTCGGCCTGGCCGAAGAGGTTGCGCCACAGGTGGAAGGCTTCGACGCCGAGACCATCAATGGTCGAATAGGTGGCGCCGACGCCGAAACGGCGCCCCGGCAGTTCCTGCACGATGAGATTGTAGGGCAAGAGCCCATCGGCGCCGACCGCGTCGCCCGCTTCCAGCCGCGCCGCCCGGAACACTTCGAGCCGGTCGAGGCGCTTTTGCGCCAGCGCCAACTCGTCGGGGTCGTATTCCTCGCCCTCGGTCAGCCCGGTCTGCCGCCGCACGAATTCGGGGTCGAGCGTTTCGGTGCCGCTGACGGTCACCGCGCCAAAGGCGGCCTTGGGGCCGGGATTGACCGTGATGGTGACGTCGACCGTGGTCGTCGCATGATCGGCCACCACGTCACGGGTAACGATGACAGCCTTGGCATAGCCCTGCTGCCGCCAGGCCTCCAGCGCCAACTGCTCGGCCCTCAGGATGACAGAGGACTTGGCGATCTCGCCGGCACCGAACCCGGCATGGACGGGCGGCTCGACATAGTCATAGGGGTCGGAGGTCGGCAGCGCCTGGTTGACGATATTGACGCTGTTGAAGCGGAATTGGGGGCCGGGATCAACGACAATGGCCACATCCACCGGATCGGGCAGGTTGACGTCGGGCGCCAGATTGGCCGCCTCGACCCCGCCGACACGGATGGAGGCCGTGCCGCCATAATAGCCTTCATTGTAAAGCGCCGCGACGATACGGCGATAATCGCCGCGTGCCTTGGCCAGCAGACCCGCGGCGCCCGAGGCCGGCTCATTCTGATCGGCAACCAGCGCCGAGGCATTGCGCACCGCGCTTTCCACCGCGCCGGTGGCATTGACGGTGACGACGACGGTATAGGGCTGCGGATCGGCGATGACAGCCGCGGCGTCTTCCTCGCTCTGATCCTCGAACAGTTTCAGCCCGAAAATTTCGAATGCAGAAGCAGGCGCCACCGCCAGACAGGCGGCAACGCACAAGGCGCTAAAACTCGTTACCAGACGCGCGATATGCAGTGACCCGTTCCCGCCCGTTACGCTTCAACCAATTGAGGCAGAAGCAGAAGTTTGCCCTTTGGAGCGGAAAGATTCGGTTAAGCCTCTTTCGCCCCCGCCGCGCCGACGCTGCACGCCTGCCCAACAGGCGGACATTTCATGGCCAGTTTAGGGCTGCCCGATGGCAGGGACAACCTTTGGGCACATTTGTTGCGAATTGCGCTTATGGATCGTGGCCGATGGGCAACGGTGCCACGCCCTCATGGGGAGGCGGGAGCACAGCGACTCTCGAACCAGGAGGGCGTGGCACATCACTCCCGTGCCAGTGCCTCCACCGGGTCCAGCCTTGCCGCTGAGCGGGCCGGCATGAAGCCGAAAATCACCCCGATTAGGCTGGCCGAGGCAATGGCCAGCAGGATCGATTCTGCTGAATAGGCCAGCCGCGCGCCCTCCACCAGCGTGGTGAGCAGGCTCCCCAGGCCAAAGCTCAGCCCGACCCCGGCGGCGCCGCCGACAAAGCAGACCAGCACCGCC
This sequence is a window from Devosia ginsengisoli. Protein-coding genes within it:
- a CDS encoding autotransporter assembly complex protein TamA; amino-acid sequence: MCVAACLAVAPASAFEIFGLKLFEDQSEEDAAAVIADPQPYTVVVTVNATGAVESAVRNASALVADQNEPASGAAGLLAKARGDYRRIVAALYNEGYYGGTASIRVGGVEAANLAPDVNLPDPVDVAIVVDPGPQFRFNSVNIVNQALPTSDPYDYVEPPVHAGFGAGEIAKSSVILRAEQLALEAWRQQGYAKAVIVTRDVVADHATTTVDVTITVNPGPKAAFGAVTVSGTETLDPEFVRRQTGLTEGEEYDPDELALAQKRLDRLEVFRAARLEAGDAVGADGLLPYNLIVQELPGRRFGVGATYSTIDGLGVEAFHLWRNLFGQAERLRLDARVASIAYPIDTAEFDYFFGGTFTKPGIFTPDTDLVAAVSAERTIYPTFTETSASGRVGLTHILSDQITIEGGAQFELSRFDDDFGTRDFKTVGLYAGATLDFRDDSVDPTEGWYGQVNLEPFYELNYGNAGAKLTVEGRTYFGFGEDDPFVLAGRLKAGALLGPDLSEIPPDKLFFAGGGGSVRGYGFKSIGVDDGSGIITGGRYLLEASLEARVKVTQDIGVVGFVDGGYVAADVFPALTDLRVGAGVGVRYYTGLGPIRADFAIPLNKRPGDPDYALYVGIGQSF